Proteins from a genomic interval of Salinarchaeum sp. Harcht-Bsk1:
- a CDS encoding PQQ-binding-like beta-propeller repeat protein: protein MSDRRDRRSVLRAGLACCSFGLAGCLDIVGDSGDDGSYADGEADDTSEPPNGTDPVPNGTDGNGTDGNSSDPGDDDPPEPDPDPVTSWPMQQYDAQNTAAVPAPSPAGAELDWQFETDSGIRSSPVVADGIVYVGDKDGTVYAVGEDSQTHWKESVSGDKIDSTPAIYDDLLIVPFQTHLQAYDRFDGTEQWQYPSEYGVGELTVADDLVIFGDTTSRVQAVDAKSGEGEWTMPSGVYGSSYSEPPAVLAGEVIIPRSQGAENDSHELSAIDIETGHRRPLVRTTDYDFQTGVSVSNDRVFVGANDGVHSFDSSGTEVGVFPTDRPIESGLAISDGTVLAMSTNQNSGTLYALDPSLGHQQWSVETNNSVNTGPVISGDCVLWGHYGPEIDSTLKAVEIANGESAWSKTLDEISEYHQWAVARQRLYAAGSKGFIVALQIQ from the coding sequence ATGTCCGACCGACGCGACCGGCGCAGTGTTCTCCGCGCCGGGCTCGCCTGCTGTTCGTTTGGTCTCGCTGGCTGTCTCGATATCGTCGGTGACAGCGGTGACGATGGAAGCTATGCAGACGGTGAAGCCGACGACACCTCGGAACCGCCGAACGGGACCGATCCCGTTCCGAACGGCACCGACGGAAACGGGACCGACGGTAATTCGAGCGATCCAGGTGACGATGATCCGCCGGAACCCGATCCCGATCCGGTGACCAGCTGGCCGATGCAGCAGTACGACGCGCAGAATACGGCCGCCGTTCCCGCTCCATCGCCCGCGGGTGCCGAGTTGGATTGGCAATTCGAAACGGACAGCGGAATTCGGTCCAGCCCGGTCGTCGCCGACGGCATCGTCTACGTCGGTGACAAAGATGGGACCGTCTATGCCGTCGGGGAAGACAGTCAAACCCACTGGAAGGAATCAGTTTCAGGCGATAAAATTGACTCCACCCCAGCAATATACGACGATCTTCTGATCGTCCCGTTCCAGACCCATCTCCAAGCATACGACCGATTCGATGGCACCGAGCAGTGGCAGTATCCCTCCGAGTATGGCGTTGGGGAATTGACCGTGGCTGATGATTTGGTGATCTTTGGAGACACGACTTCCCGGGTGCAGGCAGTAGATGCGAAAAGTGGCGAAGGGGAATGGACGATGCCAAGCGGTGTGTACGGCAGTTCGTATTCTGAACCTCCCGCGGTGCTTGCCGGAGAAGTCATCATTCCTCGATCGCAGGGTGCCGAAAACGACTCACACGAACTCTCTGCAATCGATATCGAGACGGGTCACAGACGGCCCCTCGTACGGACGACAGATTACGACTTCCAAACTGGCGTTTCCGTCTCCAACGACCGAGTGTTCGTTGGCGCAAACGATGGGGTTCATTCCTTCGATTCGAGCGGTACAGAGGTGGGTGTCTTTCCCACAGATCGACCGATCGAGTCAGGTCTCGCTATTTCGGATGGAACCGTTCTCGCGATGTCAACCAATCAAAATTCTGGGACACTGTACGCTCTCGACCCATCGCTTGGGCACCAACAGTGGTCCGTCGAGACAAACAACTCGGTCAACACAGGACCGGTCATCAGTGGAGATTGCGTTCTCTGGGGCCACTATGGGCCAGAAATCGATAGCACGTTGAAAGCCGTCGAGATAGCAAATGGAGAGAGCGCGTGGTCGAAGACCTTGGATGAAATATCTGAATACCATCAATGGGCAGTAGCCAGGCAACGCCTCTACGCGGCTGGCTCAAAAGGATTCATCGTCGCATTGCAGATACAGTAG
- a CDS encoding Lrp/AsnC family transcriptional regulator, whose product MSEATGDWRASIDDVDARILDGFQSGFPIEERPFRVVAEAVGTDEQDARDRVEALLDRGLLRRFGPVLNPPVIGASTLAALKVPEGDGERTAVDGERTTGDGDRTADGNGTAEDRFAAVAEVVNGHEQVNHNYRRDHEWNMWFVVTAGSLDRRDEILAEIAEETGLEPLVLPMLTDYYIDLEFPVVNDDRFARESAAAEGVEATRIAESARGDLSAFDADLLLAIQEGFPVSTTPYRDVAASLPAEHDATVADVLAGIERLSDAGCVKRIGCIVNHVATGFDSNCMVVWDVPDDELDDRGSAVGGLPYVTLCYHRPRRPERDWPYNLFTMIHGRDADAVDRKVDELAEEYLPVEHERLFSTETLKQTGARYEALLE is encoded by the coding sequence ATGAGTGAGGCGACCGGGGACTGGCGGGCGTCGATCGACGACGTCGACGCGCGCATCCTCGACGGCTTCCAGAGCGGGTTCCCGATCGAAGAGCGGCCCTTCCGTGTCGTCGCGGAGGCCGTTGGCACCGACGAACAGGACGCCCGGGACCGGGTCGAGGCGCTGCTCGATCGCGGGCTCCTCCGACGGTTCGGCCCCGTCCTGAACCCGCCTGTGATCGGCGCGTCGACGCTCGCGGCGCTCAAGGTGCCCGAGGGGGACGGCGAGCGCACGGCAGTTGACGGGGAGCGAACCACAGGTGACGGCGACCGAACGGCGGACGGCAACGGGACCGCCGAGGACCGCTTCGCCGCCGTCGCCGAGGTCGTCAACGGCCACGAGCAGGTCAACCACAACTACCGCCGCGACCACGAGTGGAACATGTGGTTCGTCGTGACTGCGGGGTCGCTCGATCGTCGCGACGAGATCCTCGCGGAAATCGCCGAGGAAACCGGACTCGAACCGCTTGTGCTCCCGATGCTCACGGATTACTACATCGACCTCGAGTTCCCGGTGGTCAACGACGACCGCTTCGCCCGGGAGAGCGCCGCCGCGGAGGGCGTCGAGGCCACCCGGATCGCCGAGTCCGCCCGGGGCGACCTCTCGGCGTTCGACGCCGACCTCCTCCTCGCGATCCAGGAGGGGTTCCCCGTCTCGACGACGCCCTATCGCGACGTCGCCGCATCGCTCCCGGCCGAGCACGACGCGACAGTCGCCGACGTGCTCGCGGGGATCGAACGGCTCAGCGACGCCGGCTGCGTCAAGCGGATCGGTTGCATCGTCAACCACGTCGCCACCGGGTTCGACAGCAACTGCATGGTCGTCTGGGACGTCCCCGACGACGAACTCGACGATCGAGGCAGCGCCGTCGGGGGGCTCCCATACGTCACGCTGTGTTACCACCGGCCGCGACGGCCCGAGCGCGACTGGCCCTACAACCTCTTCACGATGATCCACGGCCGGGACGCCGACGCGGTCGACAGGAAGGTCGACGAACTCGCCGAGGAGTACCTTCCCGTCGAGCACGAGCGCCTCTTCTCGACGGAGACGCTGAAACAGACTGGCGCGCGATACGAGGCGTTGCTGGAGTAG
- a CDS encoding anthranilate phosphoribosyltransferase, with protein sequence MAEATQEFGEWPLKRLMTAVVGSGPKSADDMDRAQAREAFQRILAGEPDDTTLGAFWLANRWKRNTPEELGAYVDVMHEECVDTVAPECDPVDCGANYDGKGRSAILGVAAGIVAAGAGTPVVAHSGDRVPTQKQDAYKHVLDELGVRTELEPQESADMVDETGFGFYYQPAFNPGIDALEDRRDQMGVRSFVNTIETLANPADASVHLGSFYHLAFAKKIVETAQESQEWTPDRVVMFQGMEGYDDIRPGYTKVADWQEGADLDDYEIETAEYGMDFEEADLEVDDVAEDSAAITEAVVTGEREDHFADAVALNAAFRIFAGGDVDSLEDGLDAARDAIADGSAEAVLEDLRAY encoded by the coding sequence ATGGCAGAAGCGACCCAGGAGTTCGGCGAGTGGCCCCTGAAGCGACTGATGACCGCAGTGGTCGGCTCGGGGCCGAAGTCCGCCGACGACATGGACCGGGCCCAGGCGCGGGAGGCGTTCCAGCGAATCCTCGCTGGCGAACCCGACGACACGACGCTCGGCGCGTTCTGGCTCGCGAACCGCTGGAAGCGCAACACGCCGGAGGAACTCGGCGCCTACGTCGACGTCATGCACGAGGAGTGCGTCGACACCGTCGCGCCGGAGTGCGATCCCGTCGACTGCGGGGCGAACTACGACGGCAAGGGTCGCTCCGCGATCCTCGGCGTCGCCGCGGGGATCGTCGCCGCCGGCGCGGGCACGCCCGTCGTCGCCCACAGCGGCGACCGGGTCCCGACCCAGAAGCAGGACGCCTACAAGCACGTCCTGGACGAACTCGGCGTCCGCACCGAACTCGAGCCCCAGGAAAGCGCCGACATGGTCGACGAGACCGGCTTCGGCTTCTACTACCAGCCGGCGTTCAACCCCGGCATCGACGCCCTGGAGGACCGCCGCGACCAGATGGGCGTCCGCAGCTTCGTCAACACGATCGAGACGCTCGCGAACCCCGCGGACGCCTCGGTCCACCTCGGGAGCTTCTACCACCTCGCGTTCGCGAAGAAGATCGTCGAGACCGCCCAGGAGAGCCAGGAGTGGACGCCCGACCGCGTCGTGATGTTCCAGGGGATGGAGGGCTACGACGACATCCGCCCCGGCTACACGAAGGTCGCGGACTGGCAGGAAGGCGCCGACCTCGACGACTACGAGATCGAGACTGCCGAGTACGGCATGGACTTCGAAGAAGCCGACCTCGAGGTCGACGACGTCGCCGAGGACTCCGCGGCGATCACGGAGGCCGTCGTCACTGGCGAGCGCGAGGACCACTTCGCCGACGCAGTGGCGCTGAACGCGGCGTTCAGGATCTTCGCCGGCGGCGACGTCGACTCGCTGGAGGACGGCCTCGACGCGGCGCGCGACGCGATCGCCGACGGCTCGGCGGAAGCGGTGCTCGAGGACCTCCGCGCGTACTGA
- a CDS encoding PKD domain-containing protein yields the protein MSAAIAPADATAGEPPRAEAGLDQEVQRNASVLLDGSQSFAPDGEIVEYVWYVTTPDGGTITPDCDSADCSLASFQAPELGEYEVLLAVEDDDGRRQTDTMYVTTVPRGGFGVELTGPNATAAEGNLTATVAPGDADVENITWYQGDRELSNRTLPENGGIFNRSTYVVPGTTYRAVVTNSWNQTVSDSWTAPGGGGTWTPSGPSGDYPRIEGPALVTGAPDSTDGGWRYSSTPYVVRTNDRGSVTESTWTVNGESAPGGYFDSDTRLRPPLSPGPNIVSANLEVTFSETVANADHDASNVSSQDYVQNVSEASVLQRRVLVDPAPNLNASVLSQGEEEIAIRYDVEDRYNPVESLEVSISGAQAGGTGPLDKDAEGILTVPVPDGSYGSESVTVSVVDGRGQRSRVSISAEFPEMTIGDVPEHIGDMPSDESAHFGNSPVFAY from the coding sequence GTGAGCGCTGCAATTGCTCCGGCCGACGCCACAGCAGGCGAGCCCCCGCGTGCGGAGGCTGGACTGGACCAGGAGGTCCAGCGGAACGCGTCGGTGCTGCTCGACGGCTCGCAGTCGTTCGCTCCCGACGGCGAGATCGTCGAGTACGTCTGGTACGTGACGACGCCCGATGGCGGGACGATCACGCCGGACTGTGATTCTGCGGACTGCAGCCTCGCGAGCTTTCAGGCGCCGGAACTCGGCGAGTACGAGGTGCTGCTCGCCGTCGAGGACGACGACGGTCGTCGGCAGACCGACACGATGTACGTGACGACGGTGCCCCGCGGTGGGTTCGGCGTGGAACTGACGGGGCCGAATGCGACTGCGGCGGAAGGCAATCTCACCGCGACCGTCGCGCCCGGCGACGCCGACGTGGAGAATATCACCTGGTACCAGGGCGATCGGGAACTGAGCAACCGGACGCTGCCTGAGAACGGTGGGATCTTCAACCGCTCGACGTACGTCGTGCCCGGGACGACGTATCGTGCAGTCGTGACGAACTCGTGGAATCAGACGGTGAGCGATTCCTGGACCGCGCCGGGCGGTGGTGGCACCTGGACGCCCTCGGGGCCGTCGGGCGACTACCCCCGGATCGAAGGGCCGGCGCTGGTGACAGGGGCGCCGGATTCGACTGACGGCGGCTGGCGCTACTCGAGCACGCCGTACGTGGTCCGGACGAACGACCGCGGTTCCGTGACCGAGAGCACGTGGACGGTCAACGGTGAGAGCGCACCCGGCGGGTACTTCGATTCGGACACGCGCTTGCGGCCGCCGCTCTCGCCGGGGCCGAACATCGTGTCGGCGAATCTCGAAGTGACGTTTTCGGAGACGGTGGCGAACGCGGATCACGACGCGAGCAACGTGAGCTCGCAGGACTACGTGCAGAACGTGAGTGAGGCGTCCGTGTTGCAGCGGCGGGTGCTCGTGGATCCGGCGCCAAATCTCAATGCTTCCGTCCTATCGCAGGGCGAGGAGGAAATCGCAATCAGGTACGATGTCGAAGATCGATACAATCCTGTCGAGTCGCTAGAGGTATCGATCTCTGGAGCACAGGCTGGTGGTACCGGCCCTCTCGATAAAGATGCAGAGGGGATTCTGACTGTTCCGGTCCCAGACGGATCATATGGGTCGGAGTCTGTCACTGTGAGCGTCGTGGATGGACGGGGTCAACGAAGCAGGGTGTCGATATCTGCCGAATTTCCGGAGATGACTATCGGCGACGTACCCGAGCATATTGGCGATATGCCCTCGGATGAGTCCGCACATTTCGGGAACTCCCCGGTATTCGCTTACTGA
- a CDS encoding formyltetrahydrofolate deformylase: MTSEFTEITVIGDDDTGLIARTTTLLFEHGINIEDLDQAVREGLFRMSMTVDTSEMECTKDELRADLAELGDDLGVEVQVRFPSERATRRIAVLVTQESHCLEALLDAWANDELGAEVSVVIGNHDDLEPLAASHGVPFHDVGGESGQPDEDELLDLLAEYDVDLIVLARYMRILSPKVVFRYEDRIINIHPSLLPAFPGARAYEQARQEGVRVGGVTAHYVTTDLDQGPIITQRVFDVPDGASTDELERRGQPLEAEALLEAVRLHLEGEVHVHRGRTHLRDEADPEGYQLGLSPEARRANPDRPLDGLGDAVRSEEAEGSSD; the protein is encoded by the coding sequence ATGACGAGCGAGTTCACCGAGATCACGGTGATCGGAGACGACGACACGGGACTGATCGCGCGGACGACGACGCTCCTCTTCGAGCACGGCATCAACATCGAGGACCTCGATCAGGCGGTCCGGGAGGGCCTCTTCCGGATGTCGATGACCGTCGACACCTCGGAGATGGAGTGCACGAAGGACGAACTGCGTGCGGACCTCGCGGAGCTGGGCGACGACCTCGGCGTCGAGGTGCAGGTTCGCTTTCCCTCCGAGCGGGCGACGCGACGGATCGCCGTCCTCGTGACCCAGGAGTCACACTGCCTCGAAGCGCTCCTCGACGCGTGGGCGAACGACGAACTCGGCGCGGAGGTCTCCGTCGTCATCGGGAACCACGACGACCTCGAACCGCTCGCGGCGAGCCACGGCGTCCCCTTCCACGACGTCGGCGGCGAGAGCGGCCAGCCCGACGAGGACGAACTGCTCGACCTACTCGCGGAGTACGACGTGGACCTGATCGTCCTGGCCCGGTACATGCGGATCCTCTCCCCGAAGGTCGTGTTCCGCTACGAGGATCGGATTATCAACATCCACCCGAGTCTGCTACCGGCGTTCCCCGGAGCGAGAGCCTACGAGCAGGCCCGCCAGGAGGGCGTCCGCGTCGGTGGCGTGACGGCCCACTACGTGACGACGGACCTCGACCAGGGCCCGATCATCACCCAGCGGGTGTTCGACGTGCCCGACGGTGCGAGCACCGACGAACTCGAACGCCGCGGGCAGCCCCTCGAGGCCGAGGCGCTGCTCGAGGCCGTCCGGCTCCACCTCGAAGGCGAGGTGCACGTCCACCGCGGCCGGACGCACCTCCGCGACGAGGCCGATCCCGAGGGGTACCAGCTCGGGCTGTCGCCGGAGGCCCGTCGCGCGAACCCCGACCGCCCGCTGGACGGACTCGGCGACGCCGTACGGAGCGAGGAAGCCGAGGGCTCGTCGGATTGA
- a CDS encoding SDR family NAD(P)-dependent oxidoreductase, with protein sequence MSSTSTTDLDDRTVVLTGGTSGIGRRAALDLADRGAMVAAVGRDEERGREVETAAADAAGDVAFHRADLAEQAAVRELAEELFASYEEIHALANNAGLARGDRIESPDGVELTFAVNHLAPYLLTHELLPRLRESAQSIDGPARVVTTSSGLQYRGELDFDDLQFESGYDGLDAYSRSKLANAVFTVELAERLDAAGMGPDDGGAGSAADGVVANCFSPGFIRGTRIWLGSAWRSRLLTWLVAWVPGVGTDLQTGADRMVDLLAAPEYGERNGVYVDQGEEQSPDYDAQDPAVREQLWDVSADLVGVDPDWPSA encoded by the coding sequence GTGTCATCCACGAGCACCACCGACCTCGACGACCGGACCGTCGTGCTCACCGGCGGAACGAGCGGCATCGGGCGCCGGGCGGCGCTCGATCTCGCCGATCGCGGCGCTATGGTCGCCGCCGTCGGCCGGGACGAGGAGCGGGGCCGCGAGGTCGAGACTGCCGCGGCGGACGCGGCAGGGGATGTCGCGTTCCACCGCGCGGACCTCGCCGAGCAGGCAGCCGTCCGCGAACTGGCCGAGGAACTGTTCGCGAGCTACGAGGAGATCCACGCCCTCGCGAACAACGCCGGCCTCGCCCGGGGCGACCGCATCGAGAGCCCGGACGGCGTCGAACTGACGTTCGCGGTCAACCACCTCGCACCATACCTGCTGACCCACGAACTGCTCCCCCGGCTCCGGGAGAGCGCGCAGTCGATCGACGGCCCAGCCCGCGTCGTCACGACGAGTTCGGGCCTCCAGTACCGCGGCGAACTGGACTTCGACGACCTCCAGTTCGAGTCGGGCTACGACGGACTCGACGCGTACTCGCGATCGAAACTCGCCAACGCCGTCTTCACCGTCGAACTCGCAGAGCGCCTCGACGCCGCTGGGATGGGTCCCGACGACGGTGGAGCGGGATCCGCGGCCGACGGTGTCGTCGCGAACTGTTTTAGTCCCGGCTTCATCCGCGGCACCCGCATCTGGCTCGGCAGCGCCTGGCGCTCGCGCCTGCTGACGTGGCTCGTGGCGTGGGTCCCCGGCGTCGGCACGGACCTCCAGACCGGCGCCGACCGGATGGTCGACCTCCTCGCGGCACCGGAGTACGGCGAGCGAAACGGGGTGTACGTCGATCAGGGCGAGGAGCAGTCGCCGGACTACGACGCGCAGGATCCCGCGGTCCGGGAGCAGTTGTGGGACGTGAGCGCGGACCTGGTCGGCGTCGATCCCGACTGGCCGTCGGCGTGA